From Curtobacterium sp. MCBA15_012:
AGGTGACGCTCACGAGCGACAGCGCCGCGGGGGCCATGAGCGCGGCACCGGCACCCTGGAGCACCCGGCCGCCGATGAGCATCGCGGGGACGGTCGCGAGCCCGGCGAGGAGCGACGCCGCCGCGAACAGGACGACACCGAGCACGAACGTGCGCTTGCGGCCCCAGTAGTCGGCGATGCGCCCGCCGATGAGCAGGACGGCACCGAAGGTCAGCGCGTACGCCGTGATGATCCACTGCCGCCCGTCGGCGGTCAGGCCGAGCTCGGTCGCGGCCTGCGGGATCGCGATGTTCACGATCGTGGTGTCGAGGATGACGAGCAGCTGCGCCGCGGCGAGCGTGACGAGCACGAGCCGCGAGCGGGCGTCGATCCGGCCGGTCGGCGTCGAGCCGGTCGGCGTCGAGCCGGTCGCGGGAGCGGACCCGGCGGAGGCGCCTGCGGCGGGAGGACCGACGGTCGGCGTGGTGCCGGTGGACGGGGAGGTGGGCATGGCGGAGTGGTTCCGTTCTCGGGAAGGCGTCGTGGGGTTTTCAGCCCGGATCGCCTTCCGCGACCACTCCGGCACCGTGCCGGACACAGCGAGGAGCCTACCGGACGCGGCAGGATGGCCCGGTGACCCCCGCGCAGCCGACCCCGGCCGAGCCGGCCTCCGCGCAGCCGACCCCGGCCGAGCCGGCCTCCGCGCAGCCGACCCCGGCCGAGCCGACCCCCGCGCACGCGGCCCTCGACGCCCTCGTCCGGCACGTCGCCGCCACCGGCTTCCGCGCGCACGGTCTGCACGTCCGGGTCGGTGACGACACGGTCGAGCACCGCTGGACCCCGGACGTGCGCGAGGAGGTCCACTCGGTCGCCAAGGGCGTCGCCGTGCTGGCGGTCGGCATCGCGGCCGACGACGGCCTGGTCGACGTGGACGGGCCGGTCGCCGCCACGCTGCCCGCCCTGTGCACCGGCGCGGGCACCGACCGGGTCACCCTCCGGCACCTGCTCACCATGACGAGCGGCGTCGACATGCCGTGGTCGCCGACCGAGTTGACCGAATGGCCGGACCTCGCGGCGGAGTTCCTGTCGCGGCCCTCCCGGGGCCGGGTGTTCCAGTACGCGAACGCGAGCACGTACACGGCGATGCGGGTGCTCGAACGACACGTCGGGGACGTCGGCGCGTTCGTGTCCGAGCGCGTGTTCGCACCGCTCGGCATCGCGGACGTCGGCTGGGCGCGCTGCGCGCGGGGCTTCGTCGCCGGCGGCGAGGGCATCGCCCTGCGCACGTCGGAGCTCGCCCGCATCGGACGCCTGGTGCGGGACGGCGGGGTCGTCGACGGCCACCGGGTCGTCGCGGCGCGCTGGTGCGAGGCGCTGCACTCCGACTGGGTGGAGCGCGAGGGCGCCGGTCCCGGGTACGAGCGGTACGCGATGGCCGGGTGGGACGGCCCCGGGCAGCTCTGGCGGCTGCACGGCGCACACGGCCAGATGCTGCTGTTCGACCGCGACGCCGTGGTCACCGTGACCGCGGACGACCACGCCGGTGCCGACGCGTTCGCGTCGGCCGTCGCCGACGTGCTGTCCGCACGGCCCGCCGCCACCGCGCGGGACTGACGACCGGACTGACGACCGGACCGACGACCGGCCGGGAGGCGCGTGGCGGCCCCGACCCGTCCCTCCCGTCGTGCCCGCCCGCCGGACGGGAGGCGCGTGGCGGCCCCGACCCGCGCCTCCCGTCCTGCGCGCCCACCCCACGGGAGGCGCGTGGCGGCCCCGACCCGCGCCTCCCGTCCGGCCAGGCCGCGCTCTCCGGACCAGACACGACACTTCCTCGATCTCGTGACCCGGGACGCTGACGGGCGCCGCCGCACTGCCGACAGGGACCCGCGACACCCGAGCGCGACCGTCGGCCGCGGCCCCCGCCGACACCCACCTCCCCGGAAGGGACCCACCGTGGACGTCGTCCGCTCCTCCGTCGTCGCGCTCGTGGTCGGCGCGCTGACCCTCTCCGCCGTCGGCACCGCGCACCCGGCAGCCGCGGCACCCGCCGCTGCCGCACCCGCACCCGCCGCACCCGCCGCCGCTGCTGCGCCCGCCG
This genomic window contains:
- a CDS encoding serine hydrolase, which encodes MTPAQPTPAEPASAQPTPAEPASAQPTPAEPTPAHAALDALVRHVAATGFRAHGLHVRVGDDTVEHRWTPDVREEVHSVAKGVAVLAVGIAADDGLVDVDGPVAATLPALCTGAGTDRVTLRHLLTMTSGVDMPWSPTELTEWPDLAAEFLSRPSRGRVFQYANASTYTAMRVLERHVGDVGAFVSERVFAPLGIADVGWARCARGFVAGGEGIALRTSELARIGRLVRDGGVVDGHRVVAARWCEALHSDWVEREGAGPGYERYAMAGWDGPGQLWRLHGAHGQMLLFDRDAVVTVTADDHAGADAFASAVADVLSARPAATARD